TTATTTTTAGGAATGGGTGGAATGCACGGTTCTTATGCGGCTAATATGGCACTTACTGACTGTGATTTGCTTATCAATTTCGGCTCAAGATTTGACGATCGTCTTGCAAGCGCCCCTAAAGAATTCGCGCCTAAAGCAACTATCGCTCATATCGACATTGATCCAGCAGAAATCGGTAAAATTATTGAAACCCAAATCCCTATAGTTGCTGATATTAATGAAACACTTACGCAACTACTTCAAATGGAATTGCCTGTTTATCCGGATACCTCTCATTGGTACAAATTAAATATGACACGTAAAAACCGTCATCCTTTTCATTTTGATAAGACGAAAAAAGCAGAAATCAAACCACAACGAGTAATTGAATTGATTGGAGAAATTACGCAAGGCGAGGCGCTTGTATCAACTGATGTTGGGCAACACCAAATGTGGACCGCACAGTTTTATCCATTCCAGTTCGATCACCAAATTATCACAAGCGGCGGTTTAGGAACAATGGGCTTTGGTTTTCCAGCAGCAGTTGGAGCACAGCTTGCTTTCCCAGATAAAACGGTTGTAGCGATTGTTGGTGATGGCGGCTTCCAGATGACGAATCAAGAACTCGCAATACTAAATGATTATCAAATTAACGTAAAAACTGTCATTATCAATAACGGCTCGCTAGGAATGGTTCGTCAGTGGCAAGAAAAATTCCACGGCGAGAGATATTCCCACTCTATTTTCACAAGCCAACCAGATTTTGTAAAACTGGCGGAAGCTTACGGAGTGAAAGGTGTGCGCCTCACGAACCCGGAAACACTTGAGAAAGATTTGAGAAAAGCCTTCTCGCACCCTGGACCAATTGTAATTGACATTCATGTTGCTAAAGATGAACTAGTTCTTCCGATGGTTCCAAGTGGTAAACCAAATCATCAAATGGAAGGGGTGGAATAAATGCGCCGAATTATTACTGCAACAGTTAACAACTCATCTGGCGTACTAAATCGGATTACTGGGGTTATCTCCAGACGCCAATATAATATTGATAGCATATCTGTTGGCTGGACCGAAATCCCTAATGTTTCGCGGATTACCATCGTTGTCCATGTTGATTCGCTATACGAAATTGAACAAGTTACGAAACAACTAAATAAACAAATTGATGTGCTTAAAGTTAGTGATATTACTGACGACGCACATATTGAACGTGAACTTGCTTTAATTAAAATTAACTCCCCCGCCGCCTTGCGTTCCGAGCTAAATGCTGTTATCGAACCATTCAGAGCGACCGTGATTGATGTCGGCACAAAAAATGTTGTCATCCAAGTCACCGGAACAAGCGAAAAAATCGACGCCTTTGTCGATATCGTCCGCCCTTACGGAATTAAACAAATGGCAAGAACTGGCGTAACCGGCTTTACACGAAGCGCCAAAAAAATGAATTAAGTACCTACAGAACAAGCAACTCAGGTGTTCTGAAATATAAAAAGAAATTAGTTGGAGGTTAGGAAAAATGACAAAAGTTTATTATGAAGATGCAGTGAAAAATAACGCACTAGAAGGTAAAACAGTAGCAGTAATCGGATACGGTTCTCAAGGACACGCCCATTCTCAAAATTTGCGCGACAATGGCAATGAAGTCATTATCGGTATTCGTGAAGGAAAATCCGCTGAAACAGCTAGAAATGATGGTTTTGATGTATATTCTGTTAGCGATGCAGCAGCCAAAGCCGATGTCATTATGATTCTTTTACCAGATGAAACACAAGGCGACACTTATGAAAAAGAAATTAAACCTAACCTAAAAGCTGGCAATGCACTTGTTTTTGCACATGGTTTTAATATCCATTTTGACGTAATTAACCCACCGAGCGATGTGGATGTTTTCTTAGTAGCTCCAAAAGGACCAGGCCATCTCGTTCGCCGTACATTTGTTGAAGGTGGCGCTGTCCCTTCCCTATTCGCGATTTATCAAGATGCAACTGGGAATGCTCGTGACACTGCCCTTTCTTATGCAAAAGGAATTGGTGCCACTCGAGCCGGTGTTATCGAAACTACTTTCAAAGAAGAAACCGAAACAGATCTATTTGGTGAACAAGCTGTTCTTTGTGGCGGGGCAACTCACTTAATCCAAGCTGGGTTCGAAACGCTTGTAGAAGCAGGCTACCAACCAGAACTTGCTTATTTCGAAGTTCTCCATGAAATGAAATTAATCGTTGACTTGATGTATGAAGGCGGCATGGAAAAAATGCGTGACTCCATCTCTAACACAGCAGAATACGGTGATTACGTATCTGGTCCTCGCGTTGTTACAGCAGACACGAAAAAAGCAATGAAAGAAGTACTTACCGACATTCAAAATGGAAACTTCGCTAAAGCCTTTATTGATGATAATAAAAATGGCTTTAAAGAGTTCCATAGAATGCGCGCCGAACAACAAGGTCATCAAATCGAACAAGTTGGCGCTAACCTTCGCGAAATGATGCCTTTTGTGAAACCACAACATTAATACTTAAAACGATTGCTAGGCGAGAAATCTTGCCTAGCAACCGTTTATCCATTTTCACTATCAGTTTAAGAAAGAAATGTTTCTTTCCTAAACTGATACTGAAAGCAGGAAAAATCCAAGCTTCCCTATCTAATATAAAACAAGAGGTGAAATCGAATGAAGAAAATCCAGTTTTTTGACACAACACTACGAGACGGCGAACAAACCCCTGGAGTTAATTTTGACGTAAAGGAGAAAATCCAAATCGCCTTACAACTCGAAAAACTCGGGATTGATGTAATTGAAGCCGGCTTTCCGATTTCTTCTCCTGGAGATTTTGAATGCGTCAAGGCCATTGCAAATGCGATTAAACATTGTTCTGTAACAGGGCTAGCTCGCTGTGTTGAAGAAGATATCGACCGAGCAGAGGAAGCACTTCAAGATGCTGTTTCTCCGCAAATACATATCTTCCTAGCAACAAGCGATGTACACATGAAATACAAATTAAAAATGAGCCGAGCGGAAGTACTTGCTTCCATTAAACACCACGTAAGTTATGCAAGACAAAAATTTGATGTTGTTCAATTTTCACCAGAAGATGCAACACGAACGGAGCGAGCATTTCTTATCAAAGCTGTCCAAACAGCGATTGATGCAGGGGCAACTGTTATCAACATTCCAGATACAGTCGGTTACACAAATCCAACTGAATTCGGTCAACTTTTCCAAGACTTGCGCCGGGAAATCAAACAATTCGATGACGTTACTTTTGCCTCCCACTGTCATGATGATCTTGGTATGGCGACTGCGAATGCACTTGCTGCTATCGAAAATGGTGCAACACGAGTCGAAGGAACAATTAATGGTATAGGCGAACGTGCCGGGAATACTGCACTAGAAGAAGTCGCTGTTGCGCTCCATATTCGCAAAGATTTTTATCAAGCAGAAACGAACATTGTTTTGAATCAATTTAAAAATTCTAGTGATTTGATTAGTCGGTTGTCA
The nucleotide sequence above comes from Listeria ivanovii subsp. londoniensis. Encoded proteins:
- the ilvB gene encoding biosynthetic-type acetolactate synthase large subunit codes for the protein MIDTTKKNENATEKTSKSGAELLIDSLQKQHVEMIFGYPGGAVLPLYDAFYDCDIPHILTRHEQGAIHAAEGYARVTGKPGVVVVTSGPGATNVLTGIADAMSDSIPLVIFTGQVHTPGIGKDAFQEADMIGLTIPITKYNYQVRDVRDLPKIVNEAFHIANTGRKGPVVVDIPKDMGIIQTDAVRPDTIDLPGYQPTYSPNPLQLEKLMQALSAASKPLILAGAGVNHARATAELLEFAERYQIPIVNTLLGLGSFPQSHDLFLGMGGMHGSYAANMALTDCDLLINFGSRFDDRLASAPKEFAPKATIAHIDIDPAEIGKIIETQIPIVADINETLTQLLQMELPVYPDTSHWYKLNMTRKNRHPFHFDKTKKAEIKPQRVIELIGEITQGEALVSTDVGQHQMWTAQFYPFQFDHQIITSGGLGTMGFGFPAAVGAQLAFPDKTVVAIVGDGGFQMTNQELAILNDYQINVKTVIINNGSLGMVRQWQEKFHGERYSHSIFTSQPDFVKLAEAYGVKGVRLTNPETLEKDLRKAFSHPGPIVIDIHVAKDELVLPMVPSGKPNHQMEGVE
- the ilvN gene encoding acetolactate synthase small subunit, coding for MRRIITATVNNSSGVLNRITGVISRRQYNIDSISVGWTEIPNVSRITIVVHVDSLYEIEQVTKQLNKQIDVLKVSDITDDAHIERELALIKINSPAALRSELNAVIEPFRATVIDVGTKNVVIQVTGTSEKIDAFVDIVRPYGIKQMARTGVTGFTRSAKKMN
- the ilvC gene encoding ketol-acid reductoisomerase — encoded protein: MTKVYYEDAVKNNALEGKTVAVIGYGSQGHAHSQNLRDNGNEVIIGIREGKSAETARNDGFDVYSVSDAAAKADVIMILLPDETQGDTYEKEIKPNLKAGNALVFAHGFNIHFDVINPPSDVDVFLVAPKGPGHLVRRTFVEGGAVPSLFAIYQDATGNARDTALSYAKGIGATRAGVIETTFKEETETDLFGEQAVLCGGATHLIQAGFETLVEAGYQPELAYFEVLHEMKLIVDLMYEGGMEKMRDSISNTAEYGDYVSGPRVVTADTKKAMKEVLTDIQNGNFAKAFIDDNKNGFKEFHRMRAEQQGHQIEQVGANLREMMPFVKPQH
- a CDS encoding 2-isopropylmalate synthase → MKKIQFFDTTLRDGEQTPGVNFDVKEKIQIALQLEKLGIDVIEAGFPISSPGDFECVKAIANAIKHCSVTGLARCVEEDIDRAEEALQDAVSPQIHIFLATSDVHMKYKLKMSRAEVLASIKHHVSYARQKFDVVQFSPEDATRTERAFLIKAVQTAIDAGATVINIPDTVGYTNPTEFGQLFQDLRREIKQFDDVTFASHCHDDLGMATANALAAIENGATRVEGTINGIGERAGNTALEEVAVALHIRKDFYQAETNIVLNQFKNSSDLISRLSGMPVPRNKAVIGGNAYAHESGIHQDGVLKNPDTYEIITPALVGVDKNSLPLGKLSGKHAFNTRMEEMGYALNEQEQKDAFKRFKHLADAKKEVTEEDLHALILGQSSESADNFELKHLQVQYVTGGVQGAIVRIEEKDGATLEDAATGSGSIEAIYNTINRLMKQDISLTDYRIQAITAGQDAQAEVHVVVKNANDAEFHGIGIDFDVLTASAKAYLQASGKSKTVTNQADFEEVK